One Tenebrio molitor chromosome 2, icTenMoli1.1, whole genome shotgun sequence genomic region harbors:
- the LOC138123910 gene encoding ribosomal RNA small subunit methyltransferase NEP1, with the protein MQKQRSKKRRLTQKDGNEDPEFDPVPKHLRTDHLKNQEKRLIIILENAQLETVKVGNKFELLNCDDHVNILKSHGRSQTLFRPDITHQCLLMLFDSPLNRAGLLQVYIHTDNNVLIELNPQTRIPRTFKRFAGLMVQLLHKYSIRAENGPKLLKVVKNPITDHLPVGIKKYAMSFAAKQTVKCAELVPKDDDPVAVIVGAMARGSVNVDYAEDTFSISHYPLSAALACTKLCSAFEEQWGIH; encoded by the coding sequence AAAAGACGGAAACGAAGACCCTGAATTTGATCCCGTACCCAAGCACCTGAGGACAgaccatttaaaaaatcaagaaaaacgGCTCATCATAATTCTGGAAAATGCTCAACTTGAAACCGTGAAAGTCGGCAACAAATTCGAATTATTAAATTGCGACGATCACGTTAACATTTTGAAGAGCCATGGTCGTTCCCAAACGCTTTTTCGTCCTGACATCACACACCAGTGTTTACTGATGCTGTTTGATAGCCCCTTAAATAGAGCTGGCTTACTTCAAGTGTACATACACACAGACAACAATGTTCTCATTGAACTAAATCCACAAACAAGAATTCCTAGGACTTTCAAGAGGTTCGCTGGTTTGATGGTGcaattattacataaatacTCAATTCGTGCTGAAAATGGgccaaaattattaaaagtcGTTAAAAATCCAATTACTGATCATCTCCCAGTGGGAATCAAGAAATATGCCATGTCATTTGCTGCAAAACAAACAGTGAAGTGTGCAGAACTCGTGCCTAAAGATGATGACCCAGTTGCTGTAATTGTTGGTGCTATGGCCAGAGGTAGTGTAAATGTTGATTATGCAGAAGACACTTTTTCCATTAGCCACTACCCACTGTCAGCAGCACTTGCTTGTACCAAACTCTGTTCAGCATTTGAGGAACAGTGGGGCATACATTag